One window from the genome of Hippoglossus hippoglossus isolate fHipHip1 chromosome 10, fHipHip1.pri, whole genome shotgun sequence encodes:
- the LOC117769481 gene encoding cytoplasmic polyadenylation element-binding protein 4-like isoform X1 — MGDYGFGVLVKNSSGNKSAFPLRIPPHLQPQHPHHPSNPPSPPSFVNNTCSTNGGSAWLFPAVAPHSNMQDEILESDKSKALDLQDIQEKSQVQSQPQALSPGQQEVGGGLGELEGALPEDGSLEKGSLESSSGKEKLRMESPVLSGFDYQDSLGMGTSIAQSTSSSSLTSFNNWSPAVPSTQSPVVGEDVGGFFGPAGSNANGPPLLFQNFSHHAGPGFGAGGSFSPQIGPVSQHHAPTPHPQHYHPHGQGVPQQHRRSPASPHPPQQSFPPHPHRTGPFTQLPHLTTAQNKPPSPWGSYQSPSTPTSTSWSPGGYGGWGGTQGVREYRRGVGGGMSGINSISPLKKSFPNNQVPSQKFPRNNSGFNHKGWVEDSMSRSDSIYPFQQERTRSFDGFSMHSLENSLIDIMRAEQDSLKGRYSFSHQGGDGPLPMNARSYGRRRGHSSLFPMEDERSFGEDESGDQGLPGLGSAHCFPHLNGERVERYSRKVFVGGLPPDIDEDEITASFRRFGHLFVDWPHKAESKSYFPPKGYAFLLFQDESSVQALIDACIQEDSKLYLCVSSPTIKDKPVQIRPWNLNDSDFVMDGSQPLDPRKTIFVGGVPRPLRAVELAMIMDRLYGGVCYAGIDTDPELKYPKGAGRVAFSNQQSYIAAISARFVQLQHGEIDKRVEVKPYVLDDQLCDECQGTRCGGKFAPFFCANVTCLQYYCEYCWAAIHSRAGREFHKPLVKEGGDRPRHISFRWN, encoded by the exons ATGGGGGACTACGGGTTTGGAGTTCTGGTGAAGAACAGCAGTGGTAACAAATCTGCCTTCCCCTTGCGgatccctcctcacctccaacCCCAGCACCCACACCACCCCTCCAACCCCCCCAGCCCCCCTTCCTTCGTAAACAACACCTGCTCCACCAATGGGGGCAGCGCTTGGCTGTTCCCCGCCGTAGCCCCGCACAGTAACATGCAAGATGAGATTCTGGAGTCAGACAAGTCCAAGGCCTTGGACCTCCAGGACATTCAGGAGAAGTCTCAGGTCCAGTCCCAGCCCCAGGCCTTGTCTCCTGGCCAGCAGGAGGTTGGGGGAGGCCTAGGAGAGCTTGAGGGTGCACTCCCTGAGGACGGTTCGCTGGAGAAGGGTTCTTTGGAGAGCAGCAGTGGCAAAGAGAAGCTGAGGATGGAGTCCCCAGTGCTAAGTGGGTTTGATTACCAGGACAGCCTGGGAATGGGTACGAGCATTGCACAGTCCACCTCCTCATCTTCGCTGACCAGCTTCAACAACTGGTCCCCTGCTGTCCCATCCACCCAGTCTCCAGTGGTCGGAGAAGATGTAGGAGGGTTCTTTGGCCCGGCTGGCTCCAACGCCAACGGACCTCCCCTGCTGTTCCAGAACTTCTCCCACCACGCAGGTCCTGGCTTTGGTGCGGGGGGGAGTTTCTCCCCGCAGATCGGGCCAGTCTCTCAGCACCACGCACCCACACCTCACCCCCAACACTACCACCCCCACGGTCAGGGGGTCCCACAGCAGCACAGGCGCTCCCCAGCTAGCCCTCATCCACCCCAGCAGTCTTTCCCTCCGCACCCCCACCGCACCGGACCATTCACCCAGCTTCCCCACCTCACTACTGCCCAGAATAAACCCCCCTCTCCTTGGGGAAGCTACCAGAGTCCCTCCACTCCCACATCCACCTCCTGGAGCCCTGGTGGGTATGGTGGCTGGGGAGGCACACAGGGGGTGCGAGAGTATCGGCGGGGGGTAGGTGGAGGTATGTCGGGCATTAACTCCATCTCCCCGCTGAAGAAGTCCTTCCCTAACAACCAG GTTCCCTCTCAGAAGTTCCCCAGAAATAATTCTGGCTTCAATCACAAGGGCTGGGTGGAGGACAGCATGAGCCGCAGTGACAGCATCTACCCTTTCCAA cAGGAGAGAACCCGGTCTTTTGATGGTTTCAGTATGCACTCTCTGGAGAATTCGCTGATTGACATTATGAGGGCTGAGCAGGATTCCTTGAAAG GACGTTACAGCTTCTCTCACCAGGGTGGAGACGGGCCTCTACCTATGAATG CGAGAAGTTATGGCAGAAGACGAG GTCATTCCTCTCTGTTCCCCATGGAGGATGAGCGCTCTTTTGGAGAGGATGAGTCAGGTGACCAGGGGCTTCCTGGCCTTGGCTCAGCTCACTGTTTCCCCCATCTCAATGGTGAACGTGTGGAACGATATTCTCGCAAGGTGTTTGTAGGAGGTCTGCCCCCAGACATAGATGAAG atgagaTCACTGCCAGTTTCCGTCGGTTTGGTCATTTGTTTGTAGACTGGCCTCACAAGGCAGAGAGCAAGTCCTATTTCCCACCAAAAG GATACGCATTTTTGCTGTTCCAAGACGAGAGCTCTGTTCAGGCTCTGATTGATGCCTGCATTCAGGAGGATAGTAAACTGTACCTGTGTGTCTCTAGCCCCACCATCAAAGACAAGCCT GTCCAGATCCGACCCTGGAACCTAAATGACAGTGATTTTGTAATGGATGGCTCTCAGCCATTGGACCCGAGGAAGACCATCTTTGTAGGAGGTGTCCCTCGTCCCCTTCGTGCAG TGGAGCTTGCCATGATCATGGACCGTCTGTATGGGGGAGTGTGTTACGCTGGGATCGACACAGACCCTGAACTCAAGTATCCAAAAGGGGCGGGAAGAGTGGCCTTCTCCAATCAGCAAAGCTACATTGCAGCCATTAGTGCCCGATTTGTTCAACTGCAGCACGGGGAGATTGATAAACGG GTGGAAGTGAAGCCATATGTCCTGGACGATCAGCTGTGTGACGAGTGCCAGGGCACCCGCTGTGGGGGGAAGTTTGCTCCTTTCTTCTGCGCTAACGTGACCTGTCTGCAGTACTACTGTGAGTACTGCTGGGCAGCCATCCACTCCCGGGCCGGCCGCGAGTTCCACAAGCCGCtggtgaaggagggaggggatcGGCCACGACACATCTCTTTCCGCTGGAACTGA
- the LOC117769481 gene encoding cytoplasmic polyadenylation element-binding protein 4-like isoform X2, which translates to MGDYGFGVLVKNSSGNKSAFPLRIPPHLQPQHPHHPSNPPSPPSFVNNTCSTNGGSAWLFPAVAPHSNMQDEILESDKSKALDLQDIQEKSQVQSQPQALSPGQQEVGGGLGELEGALPEDGSLEKGSLESSSGKEKLRMESPVLSGFDYQDSLGMGTSIAQSTSSSSLTSFNNWSPAVPSTQSPVVGEDVGGFFGPAGSNANGPPLLFQNFSHHAGPGFGAGGSFSPQIGPVSQHHAPTPHPQHYHPHGQGVPQQHRRSPASPHPPQQSFPPHPHRTGPFTQLPHLTTAQNKPPSPWGSYQSPSTPTSTSWSPGGYGGWGGTQGVREYRRGVGGGMSGINSISPLKKSFPNNQVPSQKFPRNNSGFNHKGWVEDSMSRSDSIYPFQERTRSFDGFSMHSLENSLIDIMRAEQDSLKGRYSFSHQGGDGPLPMNARSYGRRRGHSSLFPMEDERSFGEDESGDQGLPGLGSAHCFPHLNGERVERYSRKVFVGGLPPDIDEDEITASFRRFGHLFVDWPHKAESKSYFPPKGYAFLLFQDESSVQALIDACIQEDSKLYLCVSSPTIKDKPVQIRPWNLNDSDFVMDGSQPLDPRKTIFVGGVPRPLRAVELAMIMDRLYGGVCYAGIDTDPELKYPKGAGRVAFSNQQSYIAAISARFVQLQHGEIDKRVEVKPYVLDDQLCDECQGTRCGGKFAPFFCANVTCLQYYCEYCWAAIHSRAGREFHKPLVKEGGDRPRHISFRWN; encoded by the exons ATGGGGGACTACGGGTTTGGAGTTCTGGTGAAGAACAGCAGTGGTAACAAATCTGCCTTCCCCTTGCGgatccctcctcacctccaacCCCAGCACCCACACCACCCCTCCAACCCCCCCAGCCCCCCTTCCTTCGTAAACAACACCTGCTCCACCAATGGGGGCAGCGCTTGGCTGTTCCCCGCCGTAGCCCCGCACAGTAACATGCAAGATGAGATTCTGGAGTCAGACAAGTCCAAGGCCTTGGACCTCCAGGACATTCAGGAGAAGTCTCAGGTCCAGTCCCAGCCCCAGGCCTTGTCTCCTGGCCAGCAGGAGGTTGGGGGAGGCCTAGGAGAGCTTGAGGGTGCACTCCCTGAGGACGGTTCGCTGGAGAAGGGTTCTTTGGAGAGCAGCAGTGGCAAAGAGAAGCTGAGGATGGAGTCCCCAGTGCTAAGTGGGTTTGATTACCAGGACAGCCTGGGAATGGGTACGAGCATTGCACAGTCCACCTCCTCATCTTCGCTGACCAGCTTCAACAACTGGTCCCCTGCTGTCCCATCCACCCAGTCTCCAGTGGTCGGAGAAGATGTAGGAGGGTTCTTTGGCCCGGCTGGCTCCAACGCCAACGGACCTCCCCTGCTGTTCCAGAACTTCTCCCACCACGCAGGTCCTGGCTTTGGTGCGGGGGGGAGTTTCTCCCCGCAGATCGGGCCAGTCTCTCAGCACCACGCACCCACACCTCACCCCCAACACTACCACCCCCACGGTCAGGGGGTCCCACAGCAGCACAGGCGCTCCCCAGCTAGCCCTCATCCACCCCAGCAGTCTTTCCCTCCGCACCCCCACCGCACCGGACCATTCACCCAGCTTCCCCACCTCACTACTGCCCAGAATAAACCCCCCTCTCCTTGGGGAAGCTACCAGAGTCCCTCCACTCCCACATCCACCTCCTGGAGCCCTGGTGGGTATGGTGGCTGGGGAGGCACACAGGGGGTGCGAGAGTATCGGCGGGGGGTAGGTGGAGGTATGTCGGGCATTAACTCCATCTCCCCGCTGAAGAAGTCCTTCCCTAACAACCAG GTTCCCTCTCAGAAGTTCCCCAGAAATAATTCTGGCTTCAATCACAAGGGCTGGGTGGAGGACAGCATGAGCCGCAGTGACAGCATCTACCCTTTCCAA GAGAGAACCCGGTCTTTTGATGGTTTCAGTATGCACTCTCTGGAGAATTCGCTGATTGACATTATGAGGGCTGAGCAGGATTCCTTGAAAG GACGTTACAGCTTCTCTCACCAGGGTGGAGACGGGCCTCTACCTATGAATG CGAGAAGTTATGGCAGAAGACGAG GTCATTCCTCTCTGTTCCCCATGGAGGATGAGCGCTCTTTTGGAGAGGATGAGTCAGGTGACCAGGGGCTTCCTGGCCTTGGCTCAGCTCACTGTTTCCCCCATCTCAATGGTGAACGTGTGGAACGATATTCTCGCAAGGTGTTTGTAGGAGGTCTGCCCCCAGACATAGATGAAG atgagaTCACTGCCAGTTTCCGTCGGTTTGGTCATTTGTTTGTAGACTGGCCTCACAAGGCAGAGAGCAAGTCCTATTTCCCACCAAAAG GATACGCATTTTTGCTGTTCCAAGACGAGAGCTCTGTTCAGGCTCTGATTGATGCCTGCATTCAGGAGGATAGTAAACTGTACCTGTGTGTCTCTAGCCCCACCATCAAAGACAAGCCT GTCCAGATCCGACCCTGGAACCTAAATGACAGTGATTTTGTAATGGATGGCTCTCAGCCATTGGACCCGAGGAAGACCATCTTTGTAGGAGGTGTCCCTCGTCCCCTTCGTGCAG TGGAGCTTGCCATGATCATGGACCGTCTGTATGGGGGAGTGTGTTACGCTGGGATCGACACAGACCCTGAACTCAAGTATCCAAAAGGGGCGGGAAGAGTGGCCTTCTCCAATCAGCAAAGCTACATTGCAGCCATTAGTGCCCGATTTGTTCAACTGCAGCACGGGGAGATTGATAAACGG GTGGAAGTGAAGCCATATGTCCTGGACGATCAGCTGTGTGACGAGTGCCAGGGCACCCGCTGTGGGGGGAAGTTTGCTCCTTTCTTCTGCGCTAACGTGACCTGTCTGCAGTACTACTGTGAGTACTGCTGGGCAGCCATCCACTCCCGGGCCGGCCGCGAGTTCCACAAGCCGCtggtgaaggagggaggggatcGGCCACGACACATCTCTTTCCGCTGGAACTGA
- the LOC117769481 gene encoding cytoplasmic polyadenylation element-binding protein 4-like isoform X3 produces the protein MGDYGFGVLVKNSSGNKSAFPLRIPPHLQPQHPHHPSNPPSPPSFVNNTCSTNGGSAWLFPAVAPHSNMQDEILESDKSKALDLQDIQEKSQVQSQPQALSPGQQEVGGGLGELEGALPEDGSLEKGSLESSSGKEKLRMESPVLSGFDYQDSLGMGTSIAQSTSSSSLTSFNNWSPAVPSTQSPVVGEDVGGFFGPAGSNANGPPLLFQNFSHHAGPGFGAGGSFSPQIGPVSQHHAPTPHPQHYHPHGQGVPQQHRRSPASPHPPQQSFPPHPHRTGPFTQLPHLTTAQNKPPSPWGSYQSPSTPTSTSWSPGGYGGWGGTQGVREYRRGVGGGMSGINSISPLKKSFPNNQVPSQKFPRNNSGFNHKGWVEDSMSRSDSIYPFQQERTRSFDGFSMHSLENSLIDIMRAEQDSLKGRYSFSHQGGDGPLPMNGHSSLFPMEDERSFGEDESGDQGLPGLGSAHCFPHLNGERVERYSRKVFVGGLPPDIDEDEITASFRRFGHLFVDWPHKAESKSYFPPKGYAFLLFQDESSVQALIDACIQEDSKLYLCVSSPTIKDKPVQIRPWNLNDSDFVMDGSQPLDPRKTIFVGGVPRPLRAVELAMIMDRLYGGVCYAGIDTDPELKYPKGAGRVAFSNQQSYIAAISARFVQLQHGEIDKRVEVKPYVLDDQLCDECQGTRCGGKFAPFFCANVTCLQYYCEYCWAAIHSRAGREFHKPLVKEGGDRPRHISFRWN, from the exons ATGGGGGACTACGGGTTTGGAGTTCTGGTGAAGAACAGCAGTGGTAACAAATCTGCCTTCCCCTTGCGgatccctcctcacctccaacCCCAGCACCCACACCACCCCTCCAACCCCCCCAGCCCCCCTTCCTTCGTAAACAACACCTGCTCCACCAATGGGGGCAGCGCTTGGCTGTTCCCCGCCGTAGCCCCGCACAGTAACATGCAAGATGAGATTCTGGAGTCAGACAAGTCCAAGGCCTTGGACCTCCAGGACATTCAGGAGAAGTCTCAGGTCCAGTCCCAGCCCCAGGCCTTGTCTCCTGGCCAGCAGGAGGTTGGGGGAGGCCTAGGAGAGCTTGAGGGTGCACTCCCTGAGGACGGTTCGCTGGAGAAGGGTTCTTTGGAGAGCAGCAGTGGCAAAGAGAAGCTGAGGATGGAGTCCCCAGTGCTAAGTGGGTTTGATTACCAGGACAGCCTGGGAATGGGTACGAGCATTGCACAGTCCACCTCCTCATCTTCGCTGACCAGCTTCAACAACTGGTCCCCTGCTGTCCCATCCACCCAGTCTCCAGTGGTCGGAGAAGATGTAGGAGGGTTCTTTGGCCCGGCTGGCTCCAACGCCAACGGACCTCCCCTGCTGTTCCAGAACTTCTCCCACCACGCAGGTCCTGGCTTTGGTGCGGGGGGGAGTTTCTCCCCGCAGATCGGGCCAGTCTCTCAGCACCACGCACCCACACCTCACCCCCAACACTACCACCCCCACGGTCAGGGGGTCCCACAGCAGCACAGGCGCTCCCCAGCTAGCCCTCATCCACCCCAGCAGTCTTTCCCTCCGCACCCCCACCGCACCGGACCATTCACCCAGCTTCCCCACCTCACTACTGCCCAGAATAAACCCCCCTCTCCTTGGGGAAGCTACCAGAGTCCCTCCACTCCCACATCCACCTCCTGGAGCCCTGGTGGGTATGGTGGCTGGGGAGGCACACAGGGGGTGCGAGAGTATCGGCGGGGGGTAGGTGGAGGTATGTCGGGCATTAACTCCATCTCCCCGCTGAAGAAGTCCTTCCCTAACAACCAG GTTCCCTCTCAGAAGTTCCCCAGAAATAATTCTGGCTTCAATCACAAGGGCTGGGTGGAGGACAGCATGAGCCGCAGTGACAGCATCTACCCTTTCCAA cAGGAGAGAACCCGGTCTTTTGATGGTTTCAGTATGCACTCTCTGGAGAATTCGCTGATTGACATTATGAGGGCTGAGCAGGATTCCTTGAAAG GACGTTACAGCTTCTCTCACCAGGGTGGAGACGGGCCTCTACCTATGAATG GTCATTCCTCTCTGTTCCCCATGGAGGATGAGCGCTCTTTTGGAGAGGATGAGTCAGGTGACCAGGGGCTTCCTGGCCTTGGCTCAGCTCACTGTTTCCCCCATCTCAATGGTGAACGTGTGGAACGATATTCTCGCAAGGTGTTTGTAGGAGGTCTGCCCCCAGACATAGATGAAG atgagaTCACTGCCAGTTTCCGTCGGTTTGGTCATTTGTTTGTAGACTGGCCTCACAAGGCAGAGAGCAAGTCCTATTTCCCACCAAAAG GATACGCATTTTTGCTGTTCCAAGACGAGAGCTCTGTTCAGGCTCTGATTGATGCCTGCATTCAGGAGGATAGTAAACTGTACCTGTGTGTCTCTAGCCCCACCATCAAAGACAAGCCT GTCCAGATCCGACCCTGGAACCTAAATGACAGTGATTTTGTAATGGATGGCTCTCAGCCATTGGACCCGAGGAAGACCATCTTTGTAGGAGGTGTCCCTCGTCCCCTTCGTGCAG TGGAGCTTGCCATGATCATGGACCGTCTGTATGGGGGAGTGTGTTACGCTGGGATCGACACAGACCCTGAACTCAAGTATCCAAAAGGGGCGGGAAGAGTGGCCTTCTCCAATCAGCAAAGCTACATTGCAGCCATTAGTGCCCGATTTGTTCAACTGCAGCACGGGGAGATTGATAAACGG GTGGAAGTGAAGCCATATGTCCTGGACGATCAGCTGTGTGACGAGTGCCAGGGCACCCGCTGTGGGGGGAAGTTTGCTCCTTTCTTCTGCGCTAACGTGACCTGTCTGCAGTACTACTGTGAGTACTGCTGGGCAGCCATCCACTCCCGGGCCGGCCGCGAGTTCCACAAGCCGCtggtgaaggagggaggggatcGGCCACGACACATCTCTTTCCGCTGGAACTGA
- the LOC117769481 gene encoding cytoplasmic polyadenylation element-binding protein 4-like isoform X4 produces the protein MGDYGFGVLVKNSSGNKSAFPLRIPPHLQPQHPHHPSNPPSPPSFVNNTCSTNGGSAWLFPAVAPHSNMQDEILESDKSKALDLQDIQEKSQVQSQPQALSPGQQEVGGGLGELEGALPEDGSLEKGSLESSSGKEKLRMESPVLSGFDYQDSLGMGTSIAQSTSSSSLTSFNNWSPAVPSTQSPVVGEDVGGFFGPAGSNANGPPLLFQNFSHHAGPGFGAGGSFSPQIGPVSQHHAPTPHPQHYHPHGQGVPQQHRRSPASPHPPQQSFPPHPHRTGPFTQLPHLTTAQNKPPSPWGSYQSPSTPTSTSWSPGGYGGWGGTQGVREYRRGVGGGMSGINSISPLKKSFPNNQVPSQKFPRNNSGFNHKGWVEDSMSRSDSIYPFQERTRSFDGFSMHSLENSLIDIMRAEQDSLKGRYSFSHQGGDGPLPMNGHSSLFPMEDERSFGEDESGDQGLPGLGSAHCFPHLNGERVERYSRKVFVGGLPPDIDEDEITASFRRFGHLFVDWPHKAESKSYFPPKGYAFLLFQDESSVQALIDACIQEDSKLYLCVSSPTIKDKPVQIRPWNLNDSDFVMDGSQPLDPRKTIFVGGVPRPLRAVELAMIMDRLYGGVCYAGIDTDPELKYPKGAGRVAFSNQQSYIAAISARFVQLQHGEIDKRVEVKPYVLDDQLCDECQGTRCGGKFAPFFCANVTCLQYYCEYCWAAIHSRAGREFHKPLVKEGGDRPRHISFRWN, from the exons ATGGGGGACTACGGGTTTGGAGTTCTGGTGAAGAACAGCAGTGGTAACAAATCTGCCTTCCCCTTGCGgatccctcctcacctccaacCCCAGCACCCACACCACCCCTCCAACCCCCCCAGCCCCCCTTCCTTCGTAAACAACACCTGCTCCACCAATGGGGGCAGCGCTTGGCTGTTCCCCGCCGTAGCCCCGCACAGTAACATGCAAGATGAGATTCTGGAGTCAGACAAGTCCAAGGCCTTGGACCTCCAGGACATTCAGGAGAAGTCTCAGGTCCAGTCCCAGCCCCAGGCCTTGTCTCCTGGCCAGCAGGAGGTTGGGGGAGGCCTAGGAGAGCTTGAGGGTGCACTCCCTGAGGACGGTTCGCTGGAGAAGGGTTCTTTGGAGAGCAGCAGTGGCAAAGAGAAGCTGAGGATGGAGTCCCCAGTGCTAAGTGGGTTTGATTACCAGGACAGCCTGGGAATGGGTACGAGCATTGCACAGTCCACCTCCTCATCTTCGCTGACCAGCTTCAACAACTGGTCCCCTGCTGTCCCATCCACCCAGTCTCCAGTGGTCGGAGAAGATGTAGGAGGGTTCTTTGGCCCGGCTGGCTCCAACGCCAACGGACCTCCCCTGCTGTTCCAGAACTTCTCCCACCACGCAGGTCCTGGCTTTGGTGCGGGGGGGAGTTTCTCCCCGCAGATCGGGCCAGTCTCTCAGCACCACGCACCCACACCTCACCCCCAACACTACCACCCCCACGGTCAGGGGGTCCCACAGCAGCACAGGCGCTCCCCAGCTAGCCCTCATCCACCCCAGCAGTCTTTCCCTCCGCACCCCCACCGCACCGGACCATTCACCCAGCTTCCCCACCTCACTACTGCCCAGAATAAACCCCCCTCTCCTTGGGGAAGCTACCAGAGTCCCTCCACTCCCACATCCACCTCCTGGAGCCCTGGTGGGTATGGTGGCTGGGGAGGCACACAGGGGGTGCGAGAGTATCGGCGGGGGGTAGGTGGAGGTATGTCGGGCATTAACTCCATCTCCCCGCTGAAGAAGTCCTTCCCTAACAACCAG GTTCCCTCTCAGAAGTTCCCCAGAAATAATTCTGGCTTCAATCACAAGGGCTGGGTGGAGGACAGCATGAGCCGCAGTGACAGCATCTACCCTTTCCAA GAGAGAACCCGGTCTTTTGATGGTTTCAGTATGCACTCTCTGGAGAATTCGCTGATTGACATTATGAGGGCTGAGCAGGATTCCTTGAAAG GACGTTACAGCTTCTCTCACCAGGGTGGAGACGGGCCTCTACCTATGAATG GTCATTCCTCTCTGTTCCCCATGGAGGATGAGCGCTCTTTTGGAGAGGATGAGTCAGGTGACCAGGGGCTTCCTGGCCTTGGCTCAGCTCACTGTTTCCCCCATCTCAATGGTGAACGTGTGGAACGATATTCTCGCAAGGTGTTTGTAGGAGGTCTGCCCCCAGACATAGATGAAG atgagaTCACTGCCAGTTTCCGTCGGTTTGGTCATTTGTTTGTAGACTGGCCTCACAAGGCAGAGAGCAAGTCCTATTTCCCACCAAAAG GATACGCATTTTTGCTGTTCCAAGACGAGAGCTCTGTTCAGGCTCTGATTGATGCCTGCATTCAGGAGGATAGTAAACTGTACCTGTGTGTCTCTAGCCCCACCATCAAAGACAAGCCT GTCCAGATCCGACCCTGGAACCTAAATGACAGTGATTTTGTAATGGATGGCTCTCAGCCATTGGACCCGAGGAAGACCATCTTTGTAGGAGGTGTCCCTCGTCCCCTTCGTGCAG TGGAGCTTGCCATGATCATGGACCGTCTGTATGGGGGAGTGTGTTACGCTGGGATCGACACAGACCCTGAACTCAAGTATCCAAAAGGGGCGGGAAGAGTGGCCTTCTCCAATCAGCAAAGCTACATTGCAGCCATTAGTGCCCGATTTGTTCAACTGCAGCACGGGGAGATTGATAAACGG GTGGAAGTGAAGCCATATGTCCTGGACGATCAGCTGTGTGACGAGTGCCAGGGCACCCGCTGTGGGGGGAAGTTTGCTCCTTTCTTCTGCGCTAACGTGACCTGTCTGCAGTACTACTGTGAGTACTGCTGGGCAGCCATCCACTCCCGGGCCGGCCGCGAGTTCCACAAGCCGCtggtgaaggagggaggggatcGGCCACGACACATCTCTTTCCGCTGGAACTGA